The DNA segment TGGATGCGCTCACCTGGGACACCGATCGTCGCTTCGACGTAGTCTGCGTGACCGCCGCCGTCGCCACCGTGCCGGCGCGCTTCCTGCAGTGGCTGCGCCCCGGTGGTCGCCTGTTCGTCGTGCGCGGTGCGTCGCCGGTGATGGAAGCCGTGCTGCACGTCAACGATGTCAACGGTCCTCGCATCGAATCGTTGTTCGAGACCGACCTCCCCTATCTTGTCGGCGCCGCGCCGGCGCCCCAGTTCGTCTTCTGAAGCATTACAAAAAGGAACCCGCATGAGCCGTCGCCCCCTCGCACTTGCGCTCGCCCTGGCCCTGCCGTCCGCGGCCAATGCCACCGACCTGATGCAGACCTATGAGCTGGCGCGTGCCGGCGACACCACGCTGTCCATCGCCGAATCCACCCGGCTGATCGACAAGGAAGGCGCCGTGCAGGCCCGCGCCTTGTTGCTGCCGCAGATCTCCGGCAGCGCCGGTTATGACCTCACGCACAGCAGCCGTCCGGGCGACCCCACCGGCGACGGCAAGAGCCGCAGCTACGGCGCCTCGCTGAACCAGACGATCTTCGACTGGAGCCGTATCGCCGATCTGCGTGGCCAGAAGGCCATCAGCCAGGCCGCCGATTACGACCTGGCCTCGGCGAACAACGACCTGATCACCCGCACGTCGGCCGCCTACTTCAACGTGTTGATCGGCATCGAATCGCTGGCCGCCGCGGAAACCAACGAAGCGGCCTCCAAGAAGCAGTTCGACTACGCGCAGAAGCGTCTCGACGTGGGCCTGGCGCCGATCACCGACGTGCACGAAGCCCGCGCGCAGTACGACAGCGCTCGCGCCAACACCATCCTGGCCCGCAACGCGCTGGACGACAGCTACCGCGCGCTGGCCGAGATCACCGGCCAGCCGATCAGCGGCCTGAAGGGTCTGCCGGACGACTTCCGTCCTGAACTGCCGGCCGAACAGAACGCGCAGGCATGGGTCGATCGCGCAGTCGAGCAGAACCCGGACCTGAAGTCGGCGCAGTACCAGTTGGAGTCGGCGCAACACGGCGTATCCAGCGCGCGTGCCGGCCACTACCCCACCCTGAACTTCCGCGGCAATTACTCCAACGGTACCGACTGGGACAGCGTGCCGGGCACCCTGTCGCAGGATGGCGAAGGCTACTCCTGGGGCGTGACCCTGACCGTGCCGATCTTCTCCGGCGGCGCCACCCAGTCCGGCGTGCGCCAGGCGCTGGCCCAGCGTGATCGTGCCTCCGATGGCCTGGAGCAGACCCGCCGTGCGCTGATCCGCAATACCAGCAACGCCTATCAGGCGCTGGTCGCCGGCGTCAGCGAAGTGGAGGCTCGCCGTCTGGCGGTGGTCTCCGCGCAGAGCGCGTTGGATGCCTCGCAGGTCGGCCTGGAAGTCGGTACCCGCACCGTGCTGGACGTGCTGCAGAACCAGCGCACGCTGTTCCAGGCGCAGGTCGAGTACGCGCAGGCCCGCTACAACTTCCTGCAGAACCGTCTGCTATTGGAACAAGCCGCCGGCACGCTCGACGGCGCCGACGTACAGGACGTCAACCGTCTGCTGACCGCCGACGCCGAAGCGCGCCTGTCGTCGCAGCCCGTTTCGCAGTAACCCCCGCGCACTTCGCGCGCACGCAACGGCGGGCTTCGGCCCGCCGTTGTCGTTTTCGCACGGGGAGAAGATCCTGTAGGAGCGACGTAAGTCGCGACCGGACGCTCACTGATCGACGGCCAGTGAGCCTACGCTGAAGGTTCCAGGTCGCGACTTACGTCGCTCCTACAGAGGTCTTTCAGATCGCACCGCTTGCCCGCAGCGCCGCGATCTCGCTGTCGCTGAAGCCGGCTTCGCGCAACACGCCGTCGGTGTGTTGCCCCAGCAAGGGCGGTGCTCGCGGCGGTTCGACCGGCGTTGCCGACAATCTCAATGGACTACTTACCAGCGGCACCGCGCCGGCCAACGGATGCGGCGTCTCGACGACCATGCCGCGGGCCAGCACCTGCGGATCGGCGAAGACATCGTCGAGATCGTTCACCGGCCCGCAAGGAATGCCGGCTGCTTCCAGCGATGCCAGCCACGCGCTGCGCCCGCGCGTGCGGAACGCGTCCTGCAACACCGAGATCAACGCATCGCGATGGCGCACCCGCGCCGCGTTGGTCGCGTAGCGAACGTCCTGGGCCAACGCCGCGAGTCCGAGCAGTTCGCACAGCCGCGCGAACTGCCGGTCATTGCCGACCGCGACGATGAGATGCCCGTCGGCCACGGCGAAGACCTGGTACGGCACGATGTTGGCGTGTGCATTGCCCTGCCGTGGCGGCCGCTCGCCGCCGACCAGTGTGTGGCTGCCGAGGTTGGCGAGCATCGCGACCTGCGCATCCAGCAGGGCCATGTCGATGACCTGCCCTTCACCCGTGGCATCGCGATGGCGGAGCGCGGCGAGGATGGCGACGGTGGCATACATGCCAGTGAAGAGATCCGATACCGCCACCCCCACCTTCTGCGGCTCGCCATCGGCTTCACCCGTAAGACTCATCAAGCCGCCCAGGCCCTGCACGGCGAAGTCATAGCCTGCGCGCTGCGCATACGGTCCGTCCTGGCCGAAACCGGTGATCGAGCAATAGACCAGACGCGGGTTCAACGCGCGCAACGCAGCGGCATCCAGGCCATGGCGCGCCATGTCGCCAACCTTGAAGTTTTCCACCAGCACGTCGCATTGCTGGGCGAGGCGACGGATGACGTCCTGTCCCTCCGGGATCGACATGTCCACCGTCAGCGAACGTTTGTTGCGATTGGCGCACAAGAAATACGCCGACTCGCCTGTTTCGTCGCCGGACGCATCACGCAGGAAGGGCGGGCCCCAACCGCGCGTGTCGTCGCCGGTGCCCGGGCGCTCGACCTTGATGACGTCGGCGCCCAGGTCGGCGAGCACCTGCGTGCACCACGGACCCGCCAGCACGCGCGTGAGATCCAGCACGCGCACGCCGGACAGGGCACGCGGCGTGGCAGCGCTCACGCGACGGGCGCCGGCAGGTGCGGCGCGATCATCACCAGGGTGCGCGCGAGTGCACCACGGCCGTGTTCGACCAGTGCCCTGCCGTGGGCGGCGACCGCTTCGCGGCGCACCTGGTCACCCAGCAGATCCTCCAGCGCGCGTGCGACTCCAACGGCATCCGGCGCGATGACGAGTGCATCGGCTTCCTTCAGGCGGCGGGAGATCTCGCTGAAGTTGTGCAAGTGCGGGCCGGTGACGGCGGGCGTTCCCACCGCCGCGGGCTCGAGCAGGTTGTGGCCGCCGATCGCTTGCAGGCTGCCACCAACGAAGGCCACGTCGGCGCAGGCGTAGAACGCCATCAATTCGCCTAGCGTGTCGAGCACGAACACGTCATCGTCGCTGGCGGGCCACTGATCCGCACGACGCGTGCCCACCTTCCAGCCCGCTTCGCGCGCACCTTCCGCCACCCGGGGGAAGCGTTCCGGGTGCCGTGGCGCCCACAACAGCAGCAGGTTCGGCCAGCGCTGGCGCAGACGGGCGTGGATCTCGCGCACCGGCGATTCCTCGTCCTCGTGCGTGCTCGCCGCGATCCACACAGGGCGACCCTGGGGGAGGTGCCCACGGAAGCCCGCGACCACCTCCTGCACGTTGGCCGGCACCGGAATGTCGAACTTGAGGTTGCCGACATCGCGCACCTGTTCTGGCGCCGCACCGAGCTGGACAAAACGCGCGGCATCGCCTTCGGACTGCGCCGCCACGCGGCGCACCGTGCGCAACGTGCGCGCGATCAGTGGACGCAATACGCTGTAGCCTCGCAGCGAGCGCGCCGATAAGCGCGCATTGAGGATGTAGACCGGCACCTTGCGGTCGTGGCAGCCGAACAGCAGGCTGGGCCACAACTCGGTTTCCATGATCAGCGCGAGCCGTGGCGGAAAGTGGTCGAGGAAGCGTGCGACCGCGCCGGGCAGGTCGTAGGGCGAGTAGACATGCAGCACGCGGTCGCCCCATAGCGCGCGCACGCGTTCCGAACCGGTGGGCGTGATCGTGGTGACCAGCAGCCTGAGCCCGCGGTGTCGTTTCAGCAGTGCGTCCACGACGGGCGCGGCGGCGTTGACCTCGCCCACCGACACGGCGTGCAGCCACACATCGACCGGACGCGGCGAGGCGGCGTAGCTGCCATAGCGCTCGTTCCAGCGCTGGAAGTATTCCGGATAGCGGAAGCCACGCCAGATCAGGTGGTAGACGGTGACCGGCGTCAGCACGTACAGCACCACCGAATACAGGGCGCGCAGCAGGCGTTCGGCGGTTCGGTTCGGCATCGTCGACAAGGATACCCGGGGCCGCCGCTACAATGGGTCATGGCCGAATCCGAGAAGCGATCCCCCGGCGCGAACGAGCGCCCTCCCATGGGGCCGCGCCAATGGCCCTCCTGGGCCGGCGTCGGCCTGGCCTGGCTGGCTGCGCGCGTGCCGTGGGCCCTGCAGCGTCCGTTGGGGCGTGCCATCGGCGCCCTGCTGTTCGCGCTGATGCGCGGGCGCCGGCACGTGGCCCGGCGCAACATCGCGCTCTGCTTTCCCGAGATGGAGGCTGCCCACCAGGAAGCTCTCGCACGCGCGAGTTTCGGCGAACTCGGCATCGGTCTGTTCGAATTCGCACGCGCCTGGTGGGGCAGCGTGGCGCCGATGCGCGGCAACGTGCGCGTGGAGGGCCTGGAGCACCTGGCGGCCGCGCAGGCCGGCGGGCGCGGCGTCATCGTCGTCTCGGGCCATTTCACCACGCTGGAGATTTCCGCCCGCCTGATGTGCGACTACGCACCGCTGGCCGGCATGTACCGCCCGCACGACCAAGGGGCGATGGAGTGGGCGGTGAAGCGCGGACGCCTGCGTTACGCCACCGCCATGTTCACCCGAGACGAGTTGCGCCCTGCGCTGAAGCACCTCAAGCAAGGCGGGCTGTTGTGGTTCGCGCCAGACCAGGACACGCGGCGCGGCGAGAGCGTCTTCGTGCCGTTCTTCGGCCATCCGGCTTACAGCCTGACCTCCACGCATCAACTGGCGCGATTGTCCGGTGCCGCCGTCATGGCGTTCTCGCACGTCCGCCGCGAGGATGGCGGATACACGCTGAAGCTGTCGCCCGCGTTCGAGGATTTCCCGTCTTCCGATGCCACCGCCGATACCGCACGCGTGATCGCCGCCATCGAGGGGATGGTGCGCGAGGCGCCCACCCAATATCTGTGGATCCACCGGCGCTTCAAGCGTCAGCCCGACGGCCGCGGCGAGCTCTACCGGTAGAGGCCGGGCTCGCCCGGTGGTCGCGTCTTGAAGCGACGGTGCACCCAGAGATACTGCTCGGGATGCTGGCGCACGACGGCTTCGAGTTCCGCCATGTAGCGCCCCGCATCCTGCGCGGGATCGCCGCTGGGCCAGCCGTCCCACGTGGGTTCCACACGCAGCTTGTAGCGTCCCTCCGCATCGCGGTGGAACCAGAAGGGCAGCACCGCGGCATTGCCGCGCCGGGCGAGATCCGGCGTCGCCACCAGGGTGGCGGCCCGGACGCCGAAAAAGGGCACGAAGGCGTTCTGGTAGTTGAAATCCTGATCAGCCGAGTACGCCACGATGCCGCCGCGAGACAGCGCGCGCAGCAGGCCGCGCACGTCCTTCTTGCCGATGACATCGGCGAAGGCGCGGCGGCGCGCGCCATCGAGCCAGCGCTC comes from the Pseudoxanthomonas sp. YR558 genome and includes:
- the waaA gene encoding lipid IV(A) 3-deoxy-D-manno-octulosonic acid transferase produces the protein MPNRTAERLLRALYSVVLYVLTPVTVYHLIWRGFRYPEYFQRWNERYGSYAASPRPVDVWLHAVSVGEVNAAAPVVDALLKRHRGLRLLVTTITPTGSERVRALWGDRVLHVYSPYDLPGAVARFLDHFPPRLALIMETELWPSLLFGCHDRKVPVYILNARLSARSLRGYSVLRPLIARTLRTVRRVAAQSEGDAARFVQLGAAPEQVRDVGNLKFDIPVPANVQEVVAGFRGHLPQGRPVWIAASTHEDEESPVREIHARLRQRWPNLLLLWAPRHPERFPRVAEGAREAGWKVGTRRADQWPASDDDVFVLDTLGELMAFYACADVAFVGGSLQAIGGHNLLEPAAVGTPAVTGPHLHNFSEISRRLKEADALVIAPDAVGVARALEDLLGDQVRREAVAAHGRALVEHGRGALARTLVMIAPHLPAPVA
- the lpxL gene encoding LpxL/LpxP family Kdo(2)-lipid IV(A) lauroyl/palmitoleoyl acyltransferase, which codes for MGPRQWPSWAGVGLAWLAARVPWALQRPLGRAIGALLFALMRGRRHVARRNIALCFPEMEAAHQEALARASFGELGIGLFEFARAWWGSVAPMRGNVRVEGLEHLAAAQAGGRGVIVVSGHFTTLEISARLMCDYAPLAGMYRPHDQGAMEWAVKRGRLRYATAMFTRDELRPALKHLKQGGLLWFAPDQDTRRGESVFVPFFGHPAYSLTSTHQLARLSGAAVMAFSHVRREDGGYTLKLSPAFEDFPSSDATADTARVIAAIEGMVREAPTQYLWIHRRFKRQPDGRGELYR
- a CDS encoding CaiB/BaiF CoA-transferase family protein, with the protein product MSAATPRALSGVRVLDLTRVLAGPWCTQVLADLGADVIKVERPGTGDDTRGWGPPFLRDASGDETGESAYFLCANRNKRSLTVDMSIPEGQDVIRRLAQQCDVLVENFKVGDMARHGLDAAALRALNPRLVYCSITGFGQDGPYAQRAGYDFAVQGLGGLMSLTGEADGEPQKVGVAVSDLFTGMYATVAILAALRHRDATGEGQVIDMALLDAQVAMLANLGSHTLVGGERPPRQGNAHANIVPYQVFAVADGHLIVAVGNDRQFARLCELLGLAALAQDVRYATNAARVRHRDALISVLQDAFRTRGRSAWLASLEAAGIPCGPVNDLDDVFADPQVLARGMVVETPHPLAGAVPLVSSPLRLSATPVEPPRAPPLLGQHTDGVLREAGFSDSEIAALRASGAI
- a CDS encoding TolC family outer membrane protein, whose amino-acid sequence is MSRRPLALALALALPSAANATDLMQTYELARAGDTTLSIAESTRLIDKEGAVQARALLLPQISGSAGYDLTHSSRPGDPTGDGKSRSYGASLNQTIFDWSRIADLRGQKAISQAADYDLASANNDLITRTSAAYFNVLIGIESLAAAETNEAASKKQFDYAQKRLDVGLAPITDVHEARAQYDSARANTILARNALDDSYRALAEITGQPISGLKGLPDDFRPELPAEQNAQAWVDRAVEQNPDLKSAQYQLESAQHGVSSARAGHYPTLNFRGNYSNGTDWDSVPGTLSQDGEGYSWGVTLTVPIFSGGATQSGVRQALAQRDRASDGLEQTRRALIRNTSNAYQALVAGVSEVEARRLAVVSAQSALDASQVGLEVGTRTVLDVLQNQRTLFQAQVEYAQARYNFLQNRLLLEQAAGTLDGADVQDVNRLLTADAEARLSSQPVSQ